In Opitutus sp., one genomic interval encodes:
- a CDS encoding rhodanese-like domain-containing protein — MKTFLLIALVIVVFFFVQRALVGPILTPEEAARRVAAGTAVLIDVREPAEWRDGVVKGALLLPLSDLQGDRLQWKPVLAANADKELILYCRSGNRSGIAVRLLAGEKFKTANAGGFSAWKAAGQPVVIPK, encoded by the coding sequence ATGAAAACATTCCTACTCATCGCCCTCGTCATCGTTGTGTTCTTCTTCGTCCAGCGTGCTCTGGTTGGGCCGATCCTTACGCCCGAGGAGGCCGCCCGCCGGGTCGCCGCCGGCACCGCGGTGTTGATCGATGTGCGCGAACCGGCCGAGTGGCGCGACGGCGTGGTCAAAGGCGCGCTTCTGCTACCGCTCAGCGACCTGCAGGGCGACCGCCTTCAGTGGAAACCGGTGCTGGCGGCCAACGCCGACAAAGAGCTGATCCTGTATTGCCGTTCGGGTAACCGCTCCGGCATCGCCGTCCGTCTGCTCGCCGGCGAGAAGTTCAAGACCGCCAACGCCGGCGGTTTCTCGGCCTGGAAAGCCGCCGGCCAACCCGTGGTTATCCCAAAATAA
- a CDS encoding M48 family metallopeptidase, which produces MKTARLMGYAFAAVAALGLLTGCTTVKETGRSQLMLVSPSDEAKMGLSAFAQIKKSEKISTDPVLNARIQTIGKRIAGSVGREIPNAQWEFVVFDSPAVNAFALPGGKVGVYTGLIKLSASDDEIAIVMGHEIAHVTSRHGAERTSQNYAFIGVGLAAAVAMETQHVDPAKRNLALAAYGLGATVGYMLPYSRLHENEADSVGLRFAAGAGYDPRAGATFWRKMAAQGGAKPPEFLSTHPSDSTRIANLQALAPQYVPLYQQSKARFQAANQASEQAEMNSFMKGK; this is translated from the coding sequence ATGAAAACAGCTCGGTTAATGGGATATGCGTTCGCTGCGGTGGCTGCGTTGGGGCTTTTGACGGGTTGCACCACGGTCAAAGAGACCGGGCGCTCCCAGCTCATGCTGGTTTCGCCCAGCGATGAGGCGAAGATGGGACTCTCCGCCTTCGCCCAGATTAAGAAGTCGGAGAAAATCTCCACGGACCCGGTTCTCAACGCCCGGATTCAAACCATCGGCAAGCGTATCGCCGGTTCCGTTGGTCGCGAAATCCCCAACGCGCAGTGGGAGTTCGTGGTGTTTGATTCGCCCGCGGTGAACGCCTTCGCGCTGCCCGGGGGCAAGGTGGGCGTTTACACCGGTCTCATTAAACTGTCCGCCAGCGACGACGAGATCGCCATCGTCATGGGCCACGAAATCGCCCACGTGACCTCGCGCCACGGCGCTGAGCGCACCTCGCAGAACTATGCCTTCATCGGCGTAGGCCTGGCCGCCGCCGTCGCGATGGAAACTCAACACGTTGACCCGGCCAAACGTAACCTCGCGCTGGCCGCCTACGGTTTGGGCGCCACAGTCGGTTATATGCTGCCCTATTCCCGGCTGCATGAGAACGAAGCCGATAGCGTGGGCCTGCGCTTCGCCGCGGGTGCCGGCTACGATCCGCGCGCGGGGGCGACCTTCTGGCGCAAGATGGCGGCGCAGGGCGGCGCCAAACCGCCCGAGTTTTTGTCGACGCATCCCTCGGATTCGACCCGCATTGCCAACCTCCAAGCGCTCGCGCCCCAATACGTGCCGCTTTACCAGCAGAGCAAGGCGCGGTTTCAGGCGGCCAACCAGGCCTCCGAGCAGGCGGAAATGAATTCGTTTATGAAGGGTAAGTAG
- a CDS encoding M20/M25/M40 family metallo-hydrolase produces MFDPVEKLKEFIRHPSVSADPAFKAGMQGALDFATGLLASIGFEVEVVKTALHPIILATRGTNLDWPHVIIYGHYDVQPADPLHLWQSAAFEPEIRGNRLYGRGAADNKGPLMVHIAAVGRLLERRPDLPLRITFMIEGEEEMGSPSFPKFLEVYGERLKQADLVYLSDTLLPSEDQVVITCGLRGLVLCDVVVTGPKGDLHSGLHGGVLRNPIQAVAELCASLHNPDGSVNIEGFYDDVMPVEPWEKEQIKKLGGDSEAYRKFLGIPAFYTAKGATPFEATRVLPTLEFNGIGGGYQGEGTKTVIPSKAFVKISCRLVANQNPAVIRDLLYKTIRERMPSDVTFEIVDQHQGMPYVVVPPDRSNTPAGQSPVLADAFRAADRAIADVFGKPPLYLREGGSVPIIADIKRMTGLDSVMIGLFLPEDNLHAPNESFNLDVMAKGMRTSERILEAIADR; encoded by the coding sequence ATGTTTGACCCTGTTGAAAAGCTGAAGGAATTCATCCGCCACCCCAGTGTTTCCGCCGATCCGGCGTTTAAGGCCGGCATGCAAGGGGCGCTCGATTTCGCCACCGGCCTGCTCGCCTCCATCGGCTTCGAGGTCGAGGTGGTGAAAACCGCTTTGCACCCGATCATCCTGGCCACGCGTGGCACCAATCTGGACTGGCCGCATGTCATCATCTATGGCCATTACGACGTGCAGCCGGCCGATCCGCTGCACCTATGGCAATCGGCCGCCTTTGAGCCGGAAATCCGCGGCAACCGCCTCTACGGCCGCGGTGCAGCGGACAACAAGGGCCCACTGATGGTCCACATCGCCGCAGTGGGGCGGTTGCTGGAGCGCCGCCCCGACTTGCCGCTGCGCATCACCTTCATGATCGAGGGCGAGGAGGAGATGGGCAGCCCGAGTTTCCCCAAGTTTCTCGAAGTCTACGGCGAGCGCCTCAAGCAGGCGGATCTGGTTTATCTTTCGGATACGCTGCTGCCGAGCGAGGACCAGGTGGTGATCACCTGCGGACTGCGCGGGCTGGTGTTGTGCGACGTGGTCGTGACCGGGCCGAAGGGCGATTTGCACTCAGGGCTGCACGGCGGAGTGTTGCGCAACCCGATCCAGGCGGTCGCCGAACTGTGCGCCTCGCTGCACAACCCGGACGGCAGTGTGAACATCGAGGGGTTTTACGACGACGTCATGCCCGTGGAGCCGTGGGAAAAGGAGCAGATTAAAAAGCTCGGCGGCGACTCCGAGGCGTACCGGAAGTTTTTGGGGATTCCGGCGTTTTACACGGCCAAGGGCGCAACCCCCTTTGAGGCAACCCGCGTGCTGCCCACGCTGGAATTTAACGGAATCGGCGGCGGTTATCAGGGCGAAGGCACCAAAACGGTTATCCCTAGCAAGGCCTTCGTGAAAATCAGCTGCCGACTGGTGGCCAACCAGAATCCCGCGGTGATCCGCGACCTGCTGTATAAAACCATTCGCGAGCGCATGCCCAGCGACGTGACCTTTGAGATCGTCGACCAACACCAGGGCATGCCCTACGTCGTCGTTCCGCCGGATCGCTCCAACACCCCGGCCGGCCAATCGCCCGTGCTGGCCGACGCCTTCCGCGCCGCCGACAGGGCCATCGCCGACGTTTTCGGCAAACCGCCGCTGTACCTGCGCGAGGGCGGCAGCGTGCCGATCATCGCCGACATCAAGCGTATGACCGGACTGGATTCAGTGATGATCGGGTTGTTCCTGCCGGAGGATAACCTGCACGCGCCCAACGAGAGTTTTAACCTCGATGTCATGGCCAAGGGCATGCGCACCTCGGAGCGCATTCTTGAGGCGATCGCCGACCGTTGA
- a CDS encoding D-alanyl-D-alanine carboxypeptidase yields MSPAYFRRFAAVLATLSFAFAPFVSAAPAKTGQWKGYIGIDAMTGQTLVQENADVVTPPASMTKLMTYAVLHDKLQSGALTLGTQIQVTAADSKIGGTQVYLDPSESFTVEEMVYAMMIQSANDCSYALARTAAGSVEAFVELMNAKAKELGMTRTTFRSPHGLPPSSRKIMEGDLTTPRDFAILCRHLVLKTDVLKYTSAKTRDFGPLRAKGPQHMINHNKLMGKVDGVDGLKTGYTASAGYCLSATALRNNRRVIVVIMGSFGPEGKIDLGASRDRKAIELISSSFAALPAGSPAFVGAPWAAPVSPVSASAAEGTPGAPASADEPMVKFNFGPKKK; encoded by the coding sequence ATGTCACCTGCGTATTTCCGCCGCTTTGCGGCCGTCCTCGCCACCCTCAGTTTCGCCTTCGCGCCGTTTGTCTCTGCGGCCCCCGCCAAAACCGGCCAATGGAAAGGCTACATCGGCATCGACGCGATGACCGGCCAAACCCTGGTGCAGGAGAACGCCGACGTCGTTACCCCGCCCGCCAGCATGACCAAGCTCATGACCTACGCCGTGCTCCACGATAAACTCCAGAGCGGCGCCCTCACCCTCGGTACCCAGATTCAGGTGACGGCGGCGGATTCCAAAATCGGCGGCACCCAGGTGTACCTCGATCCGTCCGAGTCGTTCACGGTCGAAGAGATGGTTTATGCGATGATGATTCAGTCGGCCAACGACTGCTCCTATGCCCTCGCTCGCACCGCGGCTGGTTCCGTGGAGGCCTTTGTTGAACTCATGAACGCCAAGGCCAAGGAGCTCGGCATGACCCGCACCACCTTCCGTTCGCCCCACGGCCTGCCGCCTTCCAGCCGCAAGATAATGGAAGGCGACCTGACCACCCCGCGTGACTTCGCGATTCTCTGCCGCCACCTCGTTCTTAAGACGGACGTCCTTAAGTACACCTCGGCCAAAACGCGTGATTTCGGTCCGCTGCGTGCCAAGGGCCCCCAGCACATGATCAACCACAACAAGCTCATGGGGAAGGTGGACGGCGTGGACGGGCTCAAGACCGGCTACACCGCCAGCGCCGGTTATTGCCTGAGTGCCACCGCGCTGCGCAACAACCGCCGCGTGATCGTGGTCATCATGGGATCTTTCGGCCCCGAGGGAAAAATCGACCTCGGTGCCAGTCGTGACCGCAAAGCCATCGAACTGATCTCCAGCAGCTTTGCGGCCTTGCCCGCCGGTTCTCCGGCGTTTGTCGGTGCGCCGTGGGCTGCCCCCGTCTCGCCCGTCAGCGCGAGCGCTGCTGAGGGAACCCCGGGTGCGCCGGCCTCCGCCGATGAGCCGATGGTGAAATTCAACTTCGGCCCGAAGAAAAAGTAA
- a CDS encoding acetate uptake transporter: MSSSHSSAPKLCNPAVVGLAGFGLTTLILQLHTLELVGLGPVIWLGLFFGGLAQLIAGLQEMKTGNNFGYCAFTSYGAFWISLCAMLIAGQFGFLKASTTDVGWFLVAWTLFTAILWVGALRIHGAMATTFTLLLAGFVLLDVGHFGFPILNKVAAYVLIACALGAWYMMARIILNELYGRELLPAGKAWIGARVVVAARTDSRVLDVKVKTSAEVTV, from the coding sequence ATGTCCTCCTCACACTCGTCCGCTCCCAAGTTGTGTAATCCCGCCGTTGTCGGCCTGGCTGGCTTCGGCCTGACCACGCTGATCCTTCAGCTCCACACCCTGGAGTTGGTCGGCCTCGGGCCGGTGATCTGGCTCGGCCTGTTTTTCGGCGGTTTGGCGCAGCTCATCGCCGGCCTGCAGGAAATGAAGACGGGCAACAATTTCGGCTACTGCGCCTTCACCAGTTACGGTGCGTTCTGGATTTCGCTCTGCGCGATGCTCATCGCCGGCCAGTTCGGCTTTCTCAAAGCCTCGACCACCGACGTGGGCTGGTTCTTGGTGGCGTGGACCCTGTTCACCGCGATTTTGTGGGTGGGCGCGCTGCGTATCCACGGAGCCATGGCGACCACCTTTACGTTACTCTTGGCCGGGTTTGTCCTGCTCGACGTGGGCCACTTCGGTTTCCCCATTCTGAATAAGGTGGCTGCCTACGTGCTCATCGCCTGCGCGCTGGGCGCCTGGTACATGATGGCGCGGATTATCCTCAATGAGCTCTACGGCCGCGAACTGCTCCCTGCGGGCAAAGCCTGGATCGGCGCGCGTGTGGTGGTGGCGGCTCGCACGGATTCACGGGTACTCGACGTTAAAGTAAAAACCTCTGCCGAGGTGACGGTTTAA
- a CDS encoding DUF3488 domain-containing protein: protein MLAAWSVLYVEVEAWLWLGLITAGVPVVLRWPLLTLRIPRWVHRLAFPLFVALAATDYYIGKEVMPALIRLSLMLLFYRAVTTRRRRDDLQLIVLGLFLVVMSGVLSVSLAFAFQIVAFTGCTLVLLLVMNLIDAAESGHPVVVYSLQTPPVWMQLEWLRLARRLREATDWRLATLGVGLFGGVVGLSALLFFALPRFEFSNNLFLDNLITQKSKTGFSENVSFGDVTDIQQDTSVALSVDVSDPSQIPAQLYWRMLVLDEYAKGTFSTSEQLKRQLLDQRQPAQIISGGARPSTSDSVWTFYLEGGTSHYLPLLGDFSRLQFNDGPQTYAIHDTLRLLRLGKTPAKMFAYRVEGIRPASELGSPEVSPPRDVAGKASKAGSDSAGGERELLTRPSFLEIKLDSADRARLDAWAGALNAPSDDAAAFARLATQWLAQTHRYSMRMTLAAGTGDPLVRWMNSDAPGHCELFAGAFTLLARSAGYPTRMVTGFRGGSWNTTSRNLTIRNSDAHAWCELFDAKKQTWMRVDPTPGAPEVAPDARLENAAALLARISDRSWSAKLDGLRVFWYRRIVDFDQKAQAELARSAKVAIENRAQQLKQSIRRLLKEAGEWLQRPWDLRRLLVIVAVVVGGAGVALGWTYWLRDRWRRWRNGLTHTGLDPVRREAGHWLRRLKATQPQGAGTVEGLTLQAELERLRYGPKTGWPDARATFGRARRACR from the coding sequence ATGCTCGCCGCGTGGAGCGTTCTCTACGTCGAGGTGGAGGCGTGGTTGTGGCTGGGGTTAATCACCGCCGGCGTGCCGGTGGTGCTGCGCTGGCCGTTGCTCACCCTGCGCATCCCGCGTTGGGTGCACCGGCTGGCTTTTCCGCTTTTTGTAGCGCTGGCCGCAACCGACTACTACATCGGCAAAGAGGTGATGCCCGCACTCATCCGGCTGTCACTGATGCTGCTGTTTTACCGCGCCGTGACAACGCGCCGCCGCCGCGACGACTTGCAGCTGATCGTACTCGGCTTGTTCCTGGTGGTGATGTCGGGCGTGCTCTCGGTGTCGCTCGCCTTTGCGTTTCAAATCGTGGCCTTCACCGGCTGTACGCTGGTGCTGCTGCTGGTGATGAACCTGATCGACGCCGCCGAGTCCGGCCACCCCGTCGTGGTTTATTCCCTACAAACGCCGCCGGTCTGGATGCAGCTGGAGTGGCTGCGGCTGGCGCGACGCCTGCGCGAGGCGACCGACTGGCGGCTGGCGACGCTCGGGGTGGGGTTGTTTGGAGGCGTCGTCGGGCTTTCGGCGCTGCTGTTTTTTGCCCTGCCGCGCTTCGAATTCAGCAACAACCTTTTCCTCGATAACCTGATCACCCAAAAATCGAAAACCGGGTTCAGTGAAAACGTCAGCTTTGGCGACGTGACCGACATCCAGCAGGACACCAGCGTTGCCTTGAGCGTGGACGTTTCAGATCCATCCCAAATCCCGGCCCAACTCTATTGGCGCATGCTGGTGCTCGATGAGTACGCGAAGGGAACATTTAGCACCTCGGAGCAGCTCAAGCGCCAGCTCCTCGACCAGCGCCAACCTGCGCAGATTATCAGCGGCGGCGCCCGGCCGAGCACCTCCGACTCCGTGTGGACTTTTTATTTGGAGGGTGGCACGTCGCATTACTTGCCCCTGCTCGGTGATTTCAGTCGGCTGCAGTTCAACGACGGGCCGCAGACTTACGCGATTCATGACACGCTGCGGCTGCTGCGCCTGGGCAAAACGCCCGCCAAGATGTTCGCCTACCGCGTCGAGGGAATACGCCCCGCTTCGGAGTTGGGCTCGCCCGAGGTTTCGCCGCCCCGCGATGTGGCGGGTAAGGCTAGCAAAGCTGGAAGCGATTCGGCAGGCGGCGAACGGGAGTTGTTAACCCGTCCGTCGTTCCTAGAGATCAAATTGGATTCGGCTGACCGCGCACGTCTGGACGCCTGGGCGGGTGCGCTCAATGCGCCGAGCGATGACGCGGCGGCCTTTGCCCGGCTCGCCACCCAGTGGCTGGCGCAGACGCACCGTTACTCGATGCGCATGACGCTGGCTGCGGGGACAGGCGATCCCCTGGTGCGCTGGATGAATTCGGATGCACCCGGGCACTGCGAGCTGTTTGCGGGCGCGTTTACGCTGCTGGCGCGCTCGGCGGGTTACCCGACGCGGATGGTCACCGGATTCCGTGGCGGCAGCTGGAACACCACCAGCCGCAATCTCACCATTCGCAATTCCGACGCGCATGCGTGGTGCGAGCTCTTCGACGCCAAAAAACAAACCTGGATGCGCGTCGACCCCACGCCAGGTGCGCCCGAAGTGGCGCCGGACGCCAGGCTGGAAAACGCTGCTGCGCTCCTGGCCCGCATCAGCGACCGGAGTTGGTCGGCGAAACTCGATGGCCTGCGCGTGTTCTGGTACCGGCGCATCGTGGACTTCGACCAGAAGGCCCAAGCCGAGTTGGCGCGGAGTGCCAAAGTGGCGATCGAAAACCGTGCTCAGCAGCTCAAGCAGTCGATCCGCCGCCTGCTCAAAGAGGCCGGCGAATGGCTGCAGCGGCCTTGGGATCTGCGGCGGTTGCTGGTAATCGTGGCCGTGGTGGTCGGTGGTGCCGGAGTCGCGCTGGGTTGGACCTATTGGCTGCGTGACCGGTGGCGGCGTTGGCGCAACGGCCTGACGCACACGGGGCTCGACCCGGTACGGCGGGAGGCGGGGCATTGGTTGCGCCGTCTCAAGGCGACGCAACCGCAGGGAGCCGGCACCGTTGAGGGGTTAACATTACAGGCCGAGCTGGAGCGCCTGCGTTACGGGCCCAAGACCGGTTGGCCCGATGCACGAGCGACCTTTGGTCGGGCCCGGCGCGCGTGCCGTTAA